The Campylobacter concisus sequence TAACCCTCCTTCAAATTTTTAACGCAGTAAATGATAAAGAAAAACTTTTTAAGATCCACTCTGACTCACCTAAAGCCTGCCCACTTGGTAGCAAGATCGAGGGACTTTTAACTGGTCACTTCCTAAAAGCACAAGAAGCTTTAGAGGATAGTTTAAGAAGCATTACTTTACAAGATCTATTAGATGAGCTTATTGATTTATAAAATTTAAAAAGTAGGCAAACCAAGTTATAGAATTTAAAAAGTAGGCAGATATATAAAAAAACCAATCTATTTTATTTATTAGGAACGCTATGCGCTCCTAACTATTTTTATATATATTTTATGTAAGAATTTTTATAAATTCCTAGATTTTATTACTCTTTGCTTTTCTCTTTTTTAGCTTTGCTCTTTTTCTCTGCTTTATCTTTTGGGCTTTCTTTCTTATCTTTGACTTCTTTTACGCTATCTTTAGCACCATCTTTTTTCTCTTTTACTTCATCACTCTTTTTACTTACTTTTTGTTTTGTGTCATCTTTTTTAGATTTTGTTTTAGCTTTTGTTTCGTCTATCTTTGTAGTGCCTGATACTGATATATCTGATTTTAAATTTTCAAATGTCTTATCACCTATACCATTTACATTTTTTATATCTTCTATTGAGTTAAATTTATTTGCTTTTCTATACTCTATTATTGCATCTGCCTTTGAAGATCCTATGCCATCTAAACTCATTAACTCTTCTTTTGTGGCGGTGTTTAAATTTATGGCTGCTAGTAATGTAGAAGCTGCTGCTAATAGTGAGAATATAATCTTTTTCATTTTTGTCCTTTTTGGGTAAATTTGGGTTTGGAGTCTATCATATTTGGTGTTTTTAGTCAACACTCGCATAAAAACATAAGCTAAAAGATATTTATAAATGTAAAGATAAAAAGTCTAATTATTTAAAAATATAAATAAATTTTAGATTTGATATTTTGTTATAAATTAAGAAATAATACTAAAAGAAGATTGTTTAGATAAAGAAGATTAAAAATTAACAAAGCCCGCAACGACCTACTTTTCCAACATCCCAGTAAGGGAGAGTATCATCAGCCAGGACGAGCTTAGCTTCTTGGTTCGAGATGGAGCAAGGCGTTTCCTCGTCTGTATAGTCACGGGCAGTGTTAAATAAAAGATATATTAGATAAATCTCTTATTTAACACTACTTGATAAAGTTAAAAGTCATAAACAAAGTTTTGCAAAAACATATCTTATTAAGTTTTTATCCTTAACAAGGAAGTGATGCTTATAAAAAGATAAGCAGACGAGCTATTAGTACTGGTCAGCTAAAGGACTTTCATCCATTACACACCCAGCCTATCAAACACATAGTCTATATGAGCTCTTAAAAGAAGATTCATCTTGGAGTTGGCTTCCTGCTTAGATGCTTTCAGCAGTTATCACATCCCAACATAGCTACCGAGCGGTGCTCTTGGCAGAACAACTCGTGCACCAGTGGTTGGTTCGACCCGGTCCTCTCGTACTAGGGTCAACTCTCCTCAATCTTCTTGCGCCCACGGCAGATAGGGACCGAACTGTCTCACGACGTTCTGAACCCAGCTCGCGTACCGCTTTAAATGGCGAACAGCCATACCCTTGGGACCTGCTCCAGCCCCAGGATGCGATGAGCCGACATCGAGGTGCCAAACCTCCCCGTCGATGTGAGCTCTTGGGGGAGATCAGCCTGTTATCCCCGGGGTACCTTTTATCCTTTGAGCGATGGCCCTTCCACACAGAACCACCGGATCACTAAGACCGACTTTCGTCTCTGCTTGACGTGTATGTCTCGCAGTTAAGCTGGCTTATGCCTTTATACTCTACGAACGATTTCCAACCGTTCTGAGCCAACCTTTGTAAGCCTCCGTTACATTTTGGGAGGCGACCGCCCCAGTCAAACTACCCACCAGACATTGTCCTACTTGAGGATAACTCAAGCTAGTTAGCTATCAGAATAAAAAAGAGTGGTATCTCAACAATGGCTCACCATAAACTGGCGTCTATGGATCAAAGCCTCCCACCTATCCTGCACATTTTTATCCCAATAGCAGTGTCAAGCTGTAGTAAAGGTCCACGGGGTCTTTCCGTCTTGCCGCGGGTAGGAGGAATTTTCACCTCCACTACAATTTCACTGGATCCCTCTTCGAGACAGCTCCCATCTCGTTACGCCATTCATGCAGGTCGATATTTAATCGACAAGGAATTTCGCTACCTTAGGACCGTTATAGTTACGGCCGCCGTTTACTCGGGCTTCGATCAAACGCTTCGCAGAGCTAACGTCATCAATTAACCTTCGAGCACCGGGCAGGCGTCACACCCTATACATCCTCTTACGAGTTAGCAGAGTGCTGTGTTTTTGGTAAACAGTCGGGAGGGACTCTTTGTTGTAACCTTCAATGCTTACGGAGTAAATCCTTAACAAAGTTAGGCACACCTTATACCGAAGATACGGTGCTATTTTGCAGAGTTCCTTGAAGAGAGTTCTTCCACGCGCCTTAGAATACTCATCCCACCCACCTGTGTCGGTTTACGGTACGGGCAACTATAACTAAACTTAGAAACTTTTCTTGGCTCGACAGTATCGGCAATTCGCTATCCATTCCGAAGAACTTCAAACGCCTGTGGGGTCTCGGCTTAAAAAGATCCGGATTTGCCTGAATCTTAACCTACACCTTTCGACTAGCACTACCATCCGCTAGCTTGCTTAACTCTAAGCGTCCTTCCATCGCACATTATAGTTGGCATTGGAATATTAACCAATTTTCCATCGCATACCCCTTTCGGACTTTGCTTAGGACCCGGCTAACCCTACGATGACGAGCATCGCGTAGGAAACCTTGGGTTTACGGCGTTGGGGATTCCCACCCCAATTATCGCTACTCATGCCTGCATGCTCACTTGTATTCGCTCCAGCACTCCTTACCGGTATACCTTCAACGCAAATACAACGCTCTCCTACCACTTAGTAAAACTAAGTCTAAAGCTTCGGTACTCATTTTAGCCCCGTTATATTTTCCGCGCAGAATCACTAGACCAGTGAGCTATTACGCTTTCTTTAAAGGATGGCTGCTTCTAAGCCAACCTCCTGGTTGTTTAAGTAACTCCACATCGTTTTCCACTTAAATGAGATTTAGGGACCTTAGCTGTTAGTCTGGGTTGTTCCCCTCTCGACGACGGATTTTATCACTCGCCGCCTGACTGCCATGATTACACACTAGGTATTCGGAGTTTGATAGGGTTTGGTACATTGGTGTATGCCCTAGCCCATTCAGTGCTCTACCCCCTAGTGTTACTACATGACGCTATACCTAAATATATTTCGGAGAGAACCAGCTATCACGATGTTTGATTGGCCTTTCACCCCTATCCACAAGTCATCCCATAGCTTTTCAACGCTAGCGGGTTCGGTCCTCCACCGGCTCTTACACCGGTTTCAACCTGCTCATGGATAGATCACATCGTTTCGGGTCTGCAACGTCTGACTAAACGCCCTATTAAGACTCGCTTTCGCTACGGCTCCGGGTTTCCTTAACCTTGCCAGACATCACAACTCGCAGGCTCATTATGCAAAAGGCAGTCCATCACCCTGATAAATCATAGGGCTCTGAATGATTGTAAGCAAATGGTTTCAGGTTCTATTTCACTCTGATCACCTCAGTTCTTTTCACCTTTCCCTCACGGTACTTGTGCACTATCGGTCTAGTAGTAGTATTTAGGGTTGGATAGTGGTCTACCCAGCTTCAGACAGAATATCACGTGTTCCGCCCTACTCAGGATACTGCTAAGTAAAACAAAGCTTTCATATAC is a genomic window containing:
- a CDS encoding ComEA family DNA-binding protein — encoded protein: MKKIIFSLLAAASTLLAAINLNTATKEELMSLDGIGSSKADAIIEYRKANKFNSIEDIKNVNGIGDKTFENLKSDISVSGTTKIDETKAKTKSKKDDTKQKVSKKSDEVKEKKDGAKDSVKEVKDKKESPKDKAEKKSKAKKEKSKE
- a CDS encoding Rrf2 family transcriptional regulator, with the translated sequence TLLQIFNAVNDKEKLFKIHSDSPKACPLGSKIEGLLTGHFLKAQEALEDSLRSITLQDLLDELIDL